In Oxalobacteraceae bacterium OTU3CINTB1, the sequence ACCAGCTTGCCGTCGCGCAGCTCCTCCTCCACCATGTGCAGCGGCATATAGCCCCAGCCCAGTCCCGCCCGCAGGAAGGCGTGCTTGGCGCCCAGGTCGCCAAGGCGCCAGGTCTTGGACGACATCACTCCGAAGTTACGTCCCGCCGTCAGGCTGGAGCGGTCCGTCAGCACCAGTTGCACTTGTTCGGCGGCGACCGCGCGCGGTATCGGCCCCTTGGTGGCCGCCAGCGGATGGCCGGGTGCGACCACGCAGACGGCCGCCACGCTGAGCAGGAATTCCGACGCGCAGCCATCCGGGATGTCCGGCAAGCTGCCGATGACCGCCACCCGGCAGTTGCCGTCCAGCAGAGGCTGCAGCACCGCGCCCAACGCTTCCACATACAGCCGCAGCGGCGTGCCGGGAAAGGCTTGATGAAACGCCTGCACGGCGGCCGTCAGCGTCTCGATCGGAAACATCACATCCACCGCCACCACCAGTTCCGGCTCCAGCCCCTCGGCCAGGGTCCGCCCGCGCCTTGAAGGCGTCCATGCTGTCGACCGCCTGCCGCGCCTGCGACAGCAGCGCCCGGCCCGCCTCCGTCAATTGCGGATAGCGGCCGGTGCGCTCGAACAGCGGGAAGCCGACCTGCTGCTCCAGATTGGCAAGGGTGGTGCTGACCACCGACTGCGCCCGGCGCAGCTTGCGGCCGGCGGCCGAAAAACTCCCCTCCTCCGCTGCGGCGATAAAGGTCCGCAGCTGGTCCAGCGACATGGCGTCCAGCATGTATCTACTCCTTGGATACTACACATCTAATTATATAGGCTTCTCAGATGGATCGGCGATATCTATGATTCATCCCATGCACTGACATGTGCCGCAAACAAAACAAGGAGCCGTACCATGAACCAGTCAACTCAACGCACTTTGATTCACCGCACCGCCGGCCGCAGCCGCGGCGGCATCACCCGCCTGGTGAGCCCTGGCGATGTCGGCCAGCTGATCAAGCCCTTCGTCTTCCTCGACCTGTTCCATATGGAAGCGACGAGCGGCCACATGATGGGCATGCACCCGCATTCGGGCATCGCCACCGTCACGGTGGTCATGGACGGCGCCATCCAGTACCGCGAAACCACTGGCAGCGAAGGCCAGTTGACGGCCGGCGGTGTCGAATGGATGAACGCCGGCGGCGGCGTCTGGCACGACGGCGGCCCGGTGGCCGGCGCCAGCGTGACCGGTTTCCAGCTGTGGCTCGCACTGCCGGCCGAAGATGAAAACGGCCCGGCACACAGCCAGTACCTGGCGCCCGAGCAGGTGCAAAGCGTGGGGCCGGCGCGCGTGATCATCGGCAGCTATGGTGGCGCCGTCAGCGCCATCCGGCCGCGCGCCTCGATCAATTATCTGCATGTGAAATTGGCCGATGGCGAGCGCTGGACCTACACGCCGCCCGCCGGCCATGACGTGGCCTGGGCATCGGTCGCCAGCGGCGCGCTGCGCACCGGCCGCACCACGATCGGCAAGGAGGTCGCGGTGTTCGCCGAAGGGAACGAGACGATTGATTTCGTCGCCGAAGGCGCCACCGAATTCGTCCTCGGTTCGGCCGTGAAGCACCCGTATGACCTGGTGACCGGTTACTACTCGGTGCACACCAGCGAGGCCGCTCTGGCCAAGGGCGAGAACGAAATTGAACGTATCGGCGCGCAGCTGCGCTCCGCGAAATTAATGTAAGCCGTGCAGTAAAAACTTAATTAAACCTCGAAAGGAATTACCATGAACACCATCAATCCAAACACCTCCGCCATTCCTGTCATCGGCCGCGTACTGCTGGCGGCGATCTTTATCCTGAGCGGCTTCGGCAAGCTGGCCGCGCCCGCCGCGACGATGGGTTACATCGCTTCGACCGGCCTCCCGTTCGCGCCGCTGGCACTGGCGATCGCCATCGGCGTTGAACTGGGCGGCGGCCTGCTGCTGGTCCTGGGTGTCAAGACGCGCCTTGTGGCGGCGGGGCTGGCGGTGTTCTCGATCGTCACCGGCCTGGCCTTCCACAACGCGGTGGGCGACCAGAATCAAATGATCCATCTGCTGAAAAACTTCGCGATGGCCGGTGGTTTGCTGCAAGTGGTGGCGTTCGGCGCCGGCGCGTATAGCTTCGATAACCGGTCGAAGGCGCTGGTCCCTGCGACCCGCTAAGCCTTGATGAATAATGCCTGCAACTCACCATACGGCATCGCCTTGTCCATCAAAGGACCGGCGGTGCCGGTGGCCAGAAAACCCTTCGCCATGTCGGCGGCAACGGCCCACAAGGCCTGCGGTATGCCGGAACCGGCACTCAAGCGGCACACACCCAGCTGATGCAATTCGTCGGCGGACGGCACGCCCGGCCAGTCCATCACATTCACCGGCAGCCCTGCGCGTGCAACGACGGCCTTGATCTCGTCGGCCTTGCAGATACCCGGCACGAACAGACCATCCGCACCAGCGGCCTTATAGATCGCGGCGCGCTTCAACACCTCCACCACACGCTCCCCTTCCGGCGCCAGCCCTTTCAGATACACGTCGGTACGGGTATTGATGAAGAGTTCCTTGCCCGACGCCGCAAGCAGCTTCTTGATCGCGACGATCTTCGCGGCCAGCGCCTCCGGCGTGCCGTGGCCATCCTCCAGATTGATGCCCGCCACACCGGCATGGGCCAGCTTCATCACATTTTGCGCCACGGTGTTCGCATCATCCGAGTAGCCGTTTTCCAGGTCGACCGACAACGGCACCGTCAGCACGCGCGCCATGTTGATGGCGACGGCAATGGCCACGTCGGCCGGCATGTTGTCGCCATCGGCGTAACCCGCGGCCCATGCCACACCGGCGCTGGTGGTGGCGATGGCCGGCGCGCCGAGGCTCTCGAACAAGCGCGCACTGCCAGCATCCCAGGCGTTGGGCAGGTGCAGCAGCTGGCTACCGTCGTGCAGTTTCTTGAAATCGTTCATGGTCGCTCCGTTAAAAAAGACTGGCTTGTAAGGTGGTCAGGCTGGAAAAACTGTCCTTCATCGGCAGCAGGATCGAATCGGCGATCGGCTGCAACTGCTTGGTCAGATAATGGTCGTAGTCGATATTCGAGCGCATCGCCTCAAGCGGCTCGGGTCCGCCGGTGGTCATCACGTAGCTGATCCAGCCGCCGTTCTGATAACGCAGCGGGCGCCGATGCGACTCGTTGTATTCATCGGCCAGGCGCGCGGCGCGCACCTGCGGGGGCACGTTGACCTTGTACTCGTCCAGCCGGTGGCGCAGTCGCTTGCGGTACACCAGCAGCTCGTCGAAATCACCCGACACCGTCTTGCGCGCGTAGTCGCGCACGAAGTCCTGATAAGGCTCGTCCTTGAAGATGCGCAGGAACAGCCCTTTCTGGAACTGCTGCGCCAACGGCGTCCAGTCGCTGCGCGCCACTTCGAGGCCGCGGTAAATCACTTCTTCCTCGCCCTTGGCGTTGACCGTCAGCCCGGCGTAGCGCTTCTTGCTGCCCATTTCCGTGCCGCGTATCGTCGGCATGAAAAACTTCTGGAAGTGCGTGTCGAACTCGATCTCGAGATGGCATTCCAGGCCATGCTTATCCTTCAACATGCTGCGCCACCAGGCATTGATCTTGTTCGCAAGCTGCTGGCCGATGTCCAGCGCGTCGGCGTTCTTGTACTCTTTTTTAAGCCAGATGAAGATCGAATCGGTGTCGCCGTAGATGACGTCGTAGCCTTCCGCCTCGACCAGCTCGCGGGTCTGTTTCATCATCTGGTGTCCGCGCAAGGTGACAGAGGAAACCAGGCGAGGATTGAAGAAACGGCATTCGGTCGCGCCCAGCACGCCGCAGAAGGAATTCATCAGCAGCTTGAGCGCCTGCGACAGCGGCTCGTTCTTGGCCCGCTTGGCGGCGTCGCGCTGCTTCCAGATTTGCGTGGTGATCTCGGGCAGGCAGTGCTTCTCGCGCGAGAACACGGTGCCGTTCACGCCCTCCACGATCGTCGCCGGATCTTCGGCGATCTCGCCCTCGATCAGGCCGACCGGATCGACCAGGAAGGTACGGATGATCGACGGGTACAGGCTTTTATAGTCCAGCACCACCACCGAGTCGTACAGGCCAGGTTTGGAATCCATGACGAAACCGCCCGGCGACGCGCCGCCGGAGATATCGCCCACGCTCGGCGCCACATAGCCTTCGCGGTGCATGCGCGGCAAATAGTGGTGGCCGAAGGCGGCGATCGAGCCGCCCAGATGATCGGCCTGCAAACCGGTCACCGTCGCGCGCTCGATCATGAAGGCCAGCAGATTGGCTTTGTCGAAGATGCGCGTGACCAGTTCGCAGTCCTTCAGGTTGTAATGGGCCAGTGCCGGCTTGTCTTCCTGGAAGCGGCGTTCGATTTCCGCCATCTTGTCGTAGACGTCGCCGATGTCCTTGCCCTCGCCCAGCATCGCCTGCGACACATTCTCCAGGCTAAACGAGGGGAACATCCACGACGCCGCCTTGAGCGCGTCGATGCCATCGAGGACGACGCGGCCGACCACCGGCGCGAACATGTATCCCTGCTTGCCGGGATGCTCGCGCCATTCGATGGTCTTGCCCTCGCGGCCCAGGGTCAGCGCGATCTTGTGCTTGTCGGCGTTCTTCTGCAGCACGCGCAGGTCGAACTGCACCACGTTCCAGCCCACCAGCACATCGGGGTCGTGGCGCGCCATCCAGGCGTTGAGCCTTTCGATCAGCTGGCGCGGCGTGGCGCAGTATTCCAGATCGAAGTCGATGCCGGCTGGCGCCTCGGCGGGCGGCGCGCCTAGCATGTACACCTGGCGCTGGCCGCAGCCTTCGAGCGCGATCGAATACAGGTCCTCGTAGGCACTGGTTTCGATATCGAGCGATACCATCTTGAGCTTGGGGCGGTAGTCGGGAGCGGGTTTGAGTTTGCAATCGCGGATGGTGGCACCGTCGACGCGGCCGCCCTCCACCTGCACGCCGGCCGTGATAAAGCGCTCCATCAGATAGCGCTCGGGCGGGCGGATATCGGCCTCGTACATCTTGATGCCGTGGTCGCGCAGCGTGCGCTCCAGCGCCGTCAGTTGTTTGTAGCGGGACGAGTAGACGCCGAGGACCGGCTCCTGCTCGAAGGTCTTGAGCTTTAGCTCGCGCAGCTCGATGCCATCCGACTTGTCCAGCAGCGCCTCGATGGCCGAGCGCTCCCGCGCCTCGGCGAAGGCCACCGAGGTCTGCATCGTCAGGCGGATTTTCCTGGGGCCGTCGTCGGTCGCCAGCCAAAACTCGATCTCCGTCCCATTGGGCGCGTCGCGCCAATGGCGGGTCAGGATAAATCCTTGCTGTGAAGGTGGATCTGCGGGGGTAGGCATACTTAATTATACTGTATGCTCATACAGTCAACATCAGACGATACGATCGTGATTTAGCGGTACGTCACGGCGTCGGGCCGCCCGGGTTGCTCAAGGTGCGAATAATTGTTCAGATAACTCAGACCGAATTCGCCCGGACGGTGCAGCAGCCGGGTGACGGCGCAATTGGCCACCTTCCACGTCATCTCCATCACCTGAAAATCCTGAAACCCCAGCACATGCTGGATCACCGTGGCGATCACGCCGCTGGAGGTGAAAACGATGGTGGTCCGCTTGCTGTCCGGCGTATCGAGCCGCTCCAGCGCGGACACCACGCGGCGGCGGAAATCCGGCCAGGCTTCGACGTATTGGTCGTCGTGCCACCCCGTCATCCAGCGTTGCATGGCACCCCGGAACAACTGCTCCGCCGCCCGCTGCGGGTCGGCTGAACGGGACAGCAATTGCTGGAAGGCGGCGGGATCGGCGAATTCCGGACAATGCCGCAGCATCACCTCATGATGATCGAATTCGGCGAAGCCCGCGTCGGTCAGGCAGTCGGCGCCCTCCACCTGCGGCTTGGTGAGCTGCGCCATGCAGGCGTCGGCGGTCTGGTGGTGCCGCGCCATGCCGCCGGTGATCATCCGGTGGAACGGCTGCGCGCTTTTGGCGAACCACTTTCCCAGCAGGCGCGCCTGCTCGTAGCCCATGTCCGACAGCTGATCGTAGTTGGCGCTGCCGAAGGACGCTTGTCCGCTGCGCACCAGGTAAATTTGTCCCATATATTCTTGGAGTCCTAGTTCAAGAGTGCTGTCAGCAGCCCGCGTTGCCGCCGGCGGCGAGCGCGCGCACGGCCTTGGAGATATCGGCACCGATGCGCACGACGGCGCGGCGATGGCCCGCCACCAGCGCATCGTTGCCCGGGCCGACGTCCTCGTTGGCGACGCTGCGGCAGGTGAGCACCTTGGTGCCGCCCACCAGCCGTACGCTCCACACCGCGTCGATCAGCGCGTACTTGCCGGGCGCCGATTCGAAGCGCTGCACGTTGGTGCTGATGCGGTAGACCGGCGTGCCGTCCGGCGAGGGCGTACGGAACACGTCGATGGTACCCAGCTCGCCGGAAATCGCAAGCGATAGCGCCTGGCCGATCTCCGCGGCCGGCGGCGAAGCCCAGCGGTCGTACTCCAGCAGATCGATGCTGCCGGCGCCCGTCGTGACCACCATCTGGTTGCGCGCGACCTGCTGCGGCACCGTCACCGCCGGCACTTCGATGTAGTAGCCGGCGGACGGCGTGTCAGCCTTCTGCGTCACGCCCATGCCGTTACTGAGACTGTAGAAATGCTCGGGCGGCGTGCTGGCGCAGCCGGCCAACGCCAGCGCCAGCGCCGCCGCCGATATCGCCAGGGCCGACCGAGTCAGGCGGGTGCATCGATTGATCATCTGCGTCATTTCTTCTCTCCCAGTTTATCCTGCTTGCTGCCTTTGCCGCGCAACAGCGATTCCGGATGGCGTTCCAGATAGTCCGACAAGGCGTTCAGCGATTGCATCGTCTGCGTCAGCTGCTGCAAGGCCTCGCGCAAATCGGACTGCACCGGCGAGTCCTTTTGCAATATCTGGTCGGCGGTGCTGAAGGTCTTGCGCGCCGCGCCCAGGGTATCCTTCATCTCCGGCACCACCTGCGCATCGAGCTGCTTGAGCAGCACGTTGGCGCTCTTCAGCGTATCGCGCAGATTGACGCCGATCTCGTCGAACGGCACCTTATCGAGCTTGCGCGCGACGCTGGCGAGCTGCGTTTGCAGTTCGTCCAGGCTGTTCGGGACCGTCGGCAATTCCACCGTCTCCTTGCTCATATCCAGCTTGACCGGCGCTGCGTTCGGGAAGAAGTCCAGCGCCACGTACAACTGGCCGGTCAGCAGATTGCCGGTGCGTAGCTGGCCGCGCAAGCCGCGCGCCACCATCCGCTCCAGCACCTGCGAGCCGGCGCTATTGCGCTGATCCTCGTCGACGGACTTCTGGAAGGCGCGCCCCAGGCGGGCCGGGTACATATCCACCGTCACCGGCATGCGGAACGACTTCTTGACCGGATCGAACTCCACGCCCACCGACCGCACCTCGCCCAGCACAATGCCGCGGAAGTCCACCGTGGCGCCCTGCGACAGGCCGCGCAGCGACTGGTCGAAGTACAGCACCGTGGTGATCGGCGCGCCATCGGGCTCGCGCAGCGCGCTGGCCTGGTCGGCCGCCAGCAGGAATTCGCTGCCGGTCGGCGCGGCGGCGGCGGGCTTTTGCCCGTTCATGCTCTCGAAGGCGATGCCGCCGACCAGCAAGGCCGCCAGCGACTGCGTGTTGACCTTGAAGCCGTTCGAATCGAGCCGCACGTCGACGCCGCTGGCATGCCACCAGCGCGTGCCCTTGCCGACGTACTGGTCGTAGGGCGACTTGACGAACACCTTCATGTTGATGCCGCGCCCCTTCGCCTCCAGATCGTAGGCCGCGACCTGCCCGACCGGGATGCGGCGATAGAAGATCGGCGAGCCGACGTCGATCGAACCGAGGGTCTCGCCGTGCAGCGTGAAATAGCTGCCCTTCTCGTCGAACGCCACTTGCGGCGCCTGTTCAAGGCCGGTGAATTCACTCTTGGTCTCCTCCGATTTGCCGGCGTCGACGCCGATGTAGGACCCTGACAGCAGGGTATTGAGTCCTGACACGCCGCTGGCGCCAATGCGCGGGCGCACCACCCAGTAACGGGTATCGATGGCGGTAAAGCGCGACGCCTCCTTGCTCATGTCGATGGTGACCAGCACCTTGGTCAGATCGGGCGCCAGCGAAATCGACTTCACCAGGCCGATGTCCACATCCTTGAACTTGACCTTGGTCTTGCCGGGCTCCAGACCGTCACCGCTGCGGAAGCTCACCGTCACGGTGGGTCCCCGGTCGATGAAGGACTTGACCACCAGGCCGGCGCCGATCAACGCCGCCAGCAAGGGAATCAGCCATACCAGCGAAGGCAGCCAGCTGCTGGCCTTCTCCACATGGGGCTCGTGCAGCGGCGGCTGGCCGCCTTCGTTTTCAGGCATGTTTTTCTCCATTTGAATCGGTTGCATCCCATATCAGGCGCGGGTCGAACTGCATCGACGCCAACATCGTCAGCACCACCACCGCGCAAAACGCCAGCGCGCCGGGTCCGGCGGTGATCACCGCCAGCGTCTGGAAGCGCACCAGCGCCACCGTCAGCGTGATGACGAAAATATCGAGCATCGACCAGCGGCCGACGAATTCCACGATCCGGTACAGCACCGTGCGTTGCTGCGGGCGCCAGCGCGAGCGGGTCTGCGCCGTCAGCGCCAGCAGCGACAGCGCGGCCAATTTCAGCACCGGCACCACGATACTGGCGATGAAAATTATGATCGCCAGCGCCTGCGAGCCGCTGTTCCAGAACAGCATGACGCCGCTGATGATCGTATCGTCTTCTTTGCCGAACAGCGAGTCGGTGTACATCACCGGCAGCAGCATGGCGGGGATGTACAGAATCGTGGCCGCCAGCAGAAAAGCCCACGTGCGACCGACGCTGTCGGGACGGCGCCGGTGCAGCGCCGCGCCGCAACGCTCGCAGCGCTGATGGCGCGCCTTGCGCGGCACCGACGCCACCAGGCCGCAGCTGTGACAGGCCTCGAGGTGGGCGCCGCCGGGCGCCGCCTTGTAATGGAATTGACGTTGCGACGCGCGCGGGCCGCCGGGACCCGGCAAATGCTCGCCGATATTCCAAAGGTGCTTGGGATCGAAGGAGACCACGATGGCCAGCATCAACGTCAGCGCGCCAAAGGCGAACAGGCCCGGTTGCAGCAAAACCTGCGCGAGGCTGGTCATCTTGACGATGGTGATCAGGATACCGATCATCAGCACCTCGGTCATGCCCCAGCGCCGGGCCGCGCCGATGGCGCGCAGCAGATGGTCGAAGCCGGGAGGACGGCGGCGGGCACGCAGCGCCATCGTCACATAGAAAAGCGCCCCCAGCTCCACTGCCGGCAGCAGCATTGTAAACAGGAACACCACCGCCGCCACCAGCTGCATTTGCTCATGCCAAAGCACGCGGATGGAACCGAGCAAAGTCGCGCTGGTGCTATAGCCGCCGATTTGCAGTTCGACGATGGGGAAAAACTGCGCGATCAGGAAGGTGACGATGGCGCCGAGGGTGATGGCGGCCATGCGGTTGGGGTCCGAATGGATGCCGCGATAGAGAACGGAGCCGCAGCGCACGCAGCGCGCCTTTTCGCGCGGCCGCACGGGGCGGTACTGGTGCAGCACCCCGCAGTCATGGCAACTGATTAACTCGTATCGCAGCACAGGCTAGCCGTATGGACAATAATTTCCATATCATACGGCAATCTTGATTGCACCTGCCGTGCGCTACACCACACCCCAGCTCCGGGGTCAGGTCCACCATTTCTACACGACCTGGGCGCTAAGGCCAACTACCGTCGCGGCCGTGTAGCATTGGTGGACCTGACCCCGGAGTTTAGCCAAGGAAATCGAGCAGGGTTGCGGCGACCACCTTGGTGGCTTTGCGCAGGTCTTCGAGGTTGAGGCGCTCGTCCGCCTTCTTGGCGTTCGATTCGGGAACCGTGCGCGGTCCGGCGCCGTACAGCACCGCCGGGATACCGTGTTCGCCGTACAGGCGCGCGTCCGCGTACAGCGGCGTGCCTTGCGCCGGAATCAGCTCCCCGATATAGGTTTGGGCGTTTTGCTGCAGGCTGGCGACCAGCTTTTCGGTTCCCGGCTGCTCGCGCAGCGCGTGTGACAGCAGCAGGCGCTTGACTTCCAGGCTGATGCCGGGAATGCCGCGCACCGCGTTTTCGATCATCGCGCGCACCTGCGCCTCGACCTCCGCCGGCTCCTCTTCCGGAATCATGCGACGGTCCATCTTCAGCACCACCTTGCCCGGTACGACGTTGGTGTTGGTGCCGCCGTCGATGCGGCCCACCAGCATCGTCGGCGAGTCGATACCGGCGATCTTGGACTTGATCTTCTTTAGCTCCGGCAGCTGGTCGTAGATGGCATTCAGGATTTTCGTCGCCGCCTGCAGCGCGTCGTGGCCCGTTTCCGGCATCGCACCGTGGCCGGATTTGCCGTTGACCGTGATCTCCAGTTGCAGGCAGGCGTTGTGCGCGGTGACGATGTTGTAGCTGAAGCCCGCCGCGATGACGTAATCGGGCTTGGTCAGCTTTTGCTCCAGCAGCCATCCAGGGCCGAGCAGGCCGCCGAATTCCTCGTCGTAGGTGAAATGCAGTTCCAGGCCACCCTTGAGCGGTACGCCCAGCGCTTCCAGCGCGCGGGTGGCGAAGATGTAGGTGGCGAAGTCGCACTTGGAGACGGCGGCCGCGCGCCCGTAGATATAGCCGTTTTCCACCACGCCGCCGTAGGGCGGATAGGTCCAGTTGTCGCCCGGCGGGACCACGTCGCCGTGCGCGTTCAGCGCCACCGTCGGACCGCCCGCCTGGTACGGCCGGCGGACGATCAGGTTGGTGATCGTCTCCATGCCGTAGTCGCGCACCACCTGTTGCGGCACCGCGTGCTTCTCGGCGCTCCAGCCATAGGCCTTGACCAGATCAGCCACCATGTCCGCGTGCGGCGCGTTGTTGCCGGGCGGCGTATCGGTCGGCACGCGCAATAACTGCTGCAAAACGCCGACCTCCTCGTCGAAGTGGTCATCGATCCATTTGGCCAGTTGCTCCTTGGTGCCGTTCATAGTCGCTTCCTTTATTTTGCGCCGGCTTCGTACCAGGCGGCGATTTGCGCCCGTTCCGCATCGGTCATTTGGGTCAGGTTCGCCAACGGCATGGCTTTGAGCTGGACCGTCTGCTTGTAGATTTTCTCGGCATTCTGATGGATTTCGGCGTCGTTCTCAAGCATCACCCCCAAAGGCGCCGCCGCGAAGCCGGGTTGCGTCGGCCGTTCGGCATGGCACGAGGCGCAGCGGTGCGCGATGATGGCCTTCACTTTGGCGAATTCCGCCGCCGGATCGGCCGCCGGCGCCACCGCCACCGGACGGGCCGGAGCGATCGCCACGGCCACTGCCACCAGCAGCGCGACGCCGATCACCGGATAGCGCCACTCGACGCGGCCCTTGTGGCGCAGATTGAAGAAGTGGCGAATGAAGACGCCAGCCGCCATGATAAACGCCAGCACCAGCCACGCATGCTCGTGACGATAAGTCATCGCGTAATGGTTACTGATCATGATGAACAGCACCGGCAACGTGAAGTAGTTATTGTGGACGCTGCGCTGCTTGGCCTTCTGACCATGGACAGGATCGGGCATGCGGCCGGCCGACATGGCCTCGACCATCTTGCGCTGGCCCGGGATGATCAGCATCAGCACATTGCCGACCATGATGGTGCCGATCAGCGCGCCGACGTGGATGTAGGCGGCACGCCCGCTCAGCACATGCGTCAACCCATAGGCCGCCGCCACGATCAGCACAAATACCACGATGCCGAACCACAGGTCATGCTTGCCCAGCGGGGAGCGGCACAGCAGGTCGTACACCGTCCAGCCGACGACCAGGGTGCCGACGCCGATGCCGATCGCCTGCAGGCTGCTGATGTCCGCCACGGATTTATCGATCATCATCGCCTGGGCGTTGAAGTAGTAGGCGATGGTCAGCAGCGCGATACCGGACAGCCAGGTCGAATAGGCTTCCCATTTGAACCAGTGCAGTTCCTTCGGCAGCTCCGCCGGGGCGACCAGGTATTTTTGCGGGTTATAGAAGCCGCCGCCGTGCACCGCCCACAGTTCGCCCGAGACGCCCTTCTTCGCCAGCTCGGAACCCGGCGCGGGCGGACGGATCGAGTTATCCAGCCAGACGAAGTAGAACGAGGCGCCGATCCAGGCGATGCCGGTGATGACGTGCAGCCAGCGGACGATCAGGTTCAGCCACTCAAGGCCGTACGGGATCAGATAGGCGAATAATTCCATGGATTCTTTCCGGTCGAGGATGTGGCTAAGTTACAGAAGATAAACGGATTTGATACCGGCCACATGAAGATTAGAGTATATTAAACATATCGATTTTCGTATAAACCTTCAATTCAAGCGCTTATAGTTCATGGCCGCCCTGCCGCAACACCTGGACCTCCACCTGATCCGCATCCTCTACCTGCTGCTGGTGGAAAAAAACGTCTCCCGCGTCGCCCTCAAACTGAATCAGCCGCAGCCCTCGATCTCGGCCTCGCTGCGCAAGCTGCGCGAGCTGACCGGAGATCCGCTGCTGGTGCGCGGCGCGCGCGGCATGGTGCCCACCCAGCACGGCGAAAGCCTGCTGATCCCGGCC encodes:
- a CDS encoding urate hydroxylase PuuD, translating into MELFAYLIPYGLEWLNLIVRWLHVITGIAWIGASFYFVWLDNSIRPPAPGSELAKKGVSGELWAVHGGGFYNPQKYLVAPAELPKELHWFKWEAYSTWLSGIALLTIAYYFNAQAMMIDKSVADISSLQAIGIGVGTLVVGWTVYDLLCRSPLGKHDLWFGIVVFVLIVAAAYGLTHVLSGRAAYIHVGALIGTIMVGNVLMLIIPGQRKMVEAMSAGRMPDPVHGQKAKQRSVHNNYFTLPVLFIMISNHYAMTYRHEHAWLVLAFIMAAGVFIRHFFNLRHKGRVEWRYPVIGVALLVAVAVAIAPARPVAVAPAADPAAEFAKVKAIIAHRCASCHAERPTQPGFAAAPLGVMLENDAEIHQNAEKIYKQTVQLKAMPLANLTQMTDAERAQIAAWYEAGAK
- a CDS encoding ArgE/DapE family deacylase; the protein is MNGTKEQLAKWIDDHFDEEVGVLQQLLRVPTDTPPGNNAPHADMVADLVKAYGWSAEKHAVPQQVVRDYGMETITNLIVRRPYQAGGPTVALNAHGDVVPPGDNWTYPPYGGVVENGYIYGRAAAVSKCDFATYIFATRALEALGVPLKGGLELHFTYDEEFGGLLGPGWLLEQKLTKPDYVIAAGFSYNIVTAHNACLQLEITVNGKSGHGAMPETGHDALQAATKILNAIYDQLPELKKIKSKIAGIDSPTMLVGRIDGGTNTNVVPGKVVLKMDRRMIPEEEPAEVEAQVRAMIENAVRGIPGISLEVKRLLLSHALREQPGTEKLVASLQQNAQTYIGELIPAQGTPLYADARLYGEHGIPAVLYGAGPRTVPESNAKKADERLNLEDLRKATKVVAATLLDFLG